Proteins from a genomic interval of Corynebacterium deserti GIMN1.010:
- a CDS encoding CynX/NimT family MFS transporter, whose protein sequence is MAGTSTKLKGFIFLAVLVAAFNLRAAIVSVGAVLDDLIHSFGSSGTVAGLITAIPGFAFGIFGVAAVPLAKKIGLTGALTGGMVIGLIGLIVRPWVGNVWAFVFLTGFVVIGIAIANVLLPAWIKLHGGAQIVVLMTVYTTVLGVGQTLGPLSRLFFDGEDSWRWAIFVWAVPAAVQVLMWIPMLFLKRYDFPQSPATKAPTGKIWTSPTAVFIMLFFGIQSMNAYIQMGWLPKIFVDAGVSPSNASIGLAILGIMGIIGGFTMPVAIARTRDRNLVWFPVAFGVSMFIGYVGTWLWPAQGWYVWSFFLGLGSLCFPMALALIPARTRDPRVTASLSGFAQPVGYILAALGPFVVGSVYQAVGSWSEILIGLALGTIVLAAVGFRATRKVMVDDELLAAIERQDQKQGNT, encoded by the coding sequence ATGGCCGGAACCTCAACCAAACTTAAGGGTTTTATTTTTCTAGCCGTCCTTGTGGCGGCTTTTAATCTGCGCGCAGCAATTGTATCTGTGGGTGCGGTGCTGGACGATCTCATCCACAGCTTTGGAAGTTCCGGAACCGTTGCAGGACTGATCACAGCGATCCCTGGTTTTGCGTTTGGCATCTTCGGCGTTGCTGCTGTGCCGTTGGCCAAGAAGATTGGACTGACTGGTGCGCTCACGGGTGGCATGGTGATCGGACTGATTGGTCTTATTGTGCGTCCGTGGGTGGGGAACGTATGGGCGTTTGTGTTCCTCACAGGCTTTGTTGTCATCGGCATTGCTATCGCCAATGTGCTGTTACCTGCCTGGATTAAGTTGCATGGCGGAGCGCAGATCGTGGTTCTCATGACGGTGTACACCACGGTGCTGGGTGTGGGACAAACGCTGGGGCCACTGTCTCGTCTCTTCTTTGATGGCGAGGACTCCTGGCGATGGGCGATCTTTGTGTGGGCAGTGCCTGCGGCAGTGCAGGTGTTGATGTGGATTCCGATGCTGTTTCTCAAACGCTATGACTTTCCACAAAGTCCTGCCACGAAGGCGCCTACGGGGAAGATCTGGACATCGCCCACAGCGGTGTTCATCATGTTGTTTTTTGGTATCCAATCCATGAATGCCTACATCCAGATGGGCTGGCTGCCCAAGATTTTCGTTGATGCTGGCGTAAGCCCGAGTAATGCCTCGATTGGTTTGGCGATTCTGGGAATTATGGGCATTATCGGTGGCTTCACCATGCCGGTGGCGATCGCACGTACGCGGGATAGAAACCTGGTGTGGTTCCCCGTGGCGTTTGGTGTGTCCATGTTCATTGGATATGTGGGCACGTGGTTGTGGCCGGCGCAAGGCTGGTATGTGTGGTCGTTCTTCTTAGGCCTGGGAAGTCTGTGTTTCCCCATGGCGCTGGCACTGATCCCCGCGCGCACGAGGGATCCTCGGGTAACCGCTAGTTTGTCGGGGTTTGCGCAGCCTGTGGGCTATATTTTGGCGGCACTTGGGCCATTCGTGGTGGGTTCGGTGTATCAGGCGGTGGGTTCGTGGTCGGAGATCCTCATCGGGCTGGCGTTGGGCACGATCGTGTTGGCGGCGGTTGGGTTTAGGGCAACACGGAAAGTCATGGTGGACGATGAGCTGCTGGCCGCAATTGAGCGTCAAGACCAGAAGCAAGGGAACACCTGA
- a CDS encoding DoxX family protein: protein MDKPVVRDAALLIFRAVLGVIFVAHGWEKLFMSGVTKTTGQFSAWGVPQPKLSVWITSIAELLGGALLVVGLLTTFVAGALALLIAAAIYFVHLSSGFFTVDNGIEFPLLLIASLLMIVVFGSGRASVDGVLTRG from the coding sequence ATGGATAAACCGGTCGTGAGGGATGCAGCCCTGCTGATTTTTCGCGCTGTGCTTGGTGTGATTTTTGTGGCGCACGGGTGGGAGAAACTGTTTATGTCCGGAGTGACAAAGACGACCGGCCAGTTCTCTGCGTGGGGAGTGCCGCAGCCAAAGTTGTCGGTGTGGATCACATCGATCGCTGAGTTGCTCGGCGGTGCGTTGTTGGTCGTGGGACTGCTCACAACGTTTGTCGCGGGTGCGCTGGCACTGCTTATCGCTGCGGCGATCTACTTTGTGCACTTAAGCTCGGGCTTTTTTACTGTGGATAATGGCATTGAGTTTCCGTTGCTGCTCATTGCGTCATTGCTCATGATTGTGGTGTTTGGCTCTGGCCGTGCCAGCGTCGACGGGGTGCTCACGCGTGGTTGA
- a CDS encoding zf-HC2 domain-containing protein, giving the protein MVDCGAIQAALSAKLDGEPTGLDDEVIDAHLSHCEDCRNFYNRAARLNRMINFCTAEPKSITPPDLSEIILAEVEPQWRRRANAQVIGSMLSRVALVVLGVVYVVWGMMMLGESTSISMQEDPLTSRLIAEAATFRVGLAVGLFFAAWQPRIIVGILPIFGTLWTFSVGLAARDFVIGVADSQTGVSIILLLVSTIVLTIGWLNSRGAGVWRRTWSSLNAEPA; this is encoded by the coding sequence GTGGTTGACTGTGGTGCTATTCAGGCTGCGTTGTCCGCCAAACTTGATGGAGAACCAACAGGCCTAGATGATGAAGTTATCGATGCACACCTTTCGCACTGTGAGGATTGTCGAAACTTTTATAACCGGGCGGCGCGACTTAATCGGATGATTAACTTCTGTACAGCTGAGCCGAAGTCGATCACTCCGCCGGATTTGTCGGAGATCATTTTGGCTGAAGTAGAGCCACAGTGGCGTCGACGTGCAAACGCACAAGTGATAGGTTCCATGCTGTCGAGGGTGGCTTTGGTTGTCCTCGGAGTCGTGTATGTGGTCTGGGGCATGATGATGCTGGGGGAGTCGACGTCGATAAGCATGCAAGAAGACCCACTTACCTCGCGCCTTATTGCCGAGGCTGCGACCTTCCGCGTCGGGCTGGCCGTAGGCCTGTTTTTTGCTGCGTGGCAGCCGCGGATCATCGTCGGTATACTGCCCATTTTTGGCACGCTGTGGACATTTAGCGTCGGCTTGGCCGCGCGTGATTTTGTGATCGGCGTGGCTGATTCGCAGACCGGGGTTTCTATTATTTTGCTGCTTGTATCCACCATTGTGCTCACGATTGGGTGGCTCAATAGTCGTGGGGCGGGGGTGTGGCGTCGCACATGGAGTTCGCTGAACGCCGAACCTGCCTAG
- a CDS encoding alpha-amylase family protein: MSFAEHAIIWHVYPLGAVGAPIRPEASEPLTHRLPTLTGWLDYVVELGCNAVLLGPVFTSTSHGYDTEDFFEIDPRLGDEADMVAFIEAAQQRGIGVLFDGVFNHVSSTSRYTELTTGGSFEGHDILAELDHSKPEVKDLVVDVMTYWLDRGITGWRLDAVYAMPPEFWADVLPRVREKHPDAWIMGEMIHGEYVEYVEESGIDSITQYELWKAIWSSLKDGNFFELEWTLGRHQEMMEHFVPQTFIGNHDVTRIASQIGQEKAILAAAILFTVGGTPSIYYGDEQGFTGVKEDNIAGDDAIRPPLPEELSNLGKWIENIYKGLIALRRQHPWLHSARTEVTSVDNEVMSYASIGSDGQRVDVHLELQVPSVIITDHGTELFRYTAN; encoded by the coding sequence ATGAGTTTTGCTGAACACGCAATTATCTGGCATGTCTACCCGTTGGGCGCTGTTGGCGCACCGATTCGCCCGGAAGCCTCGGAGCCGCTGACCCACCGCCTGCCTACACTGACCGGTTGGTTGGATTATGTGGTGGAGCTTGGCTGCAATGCGGTGCTGCTGGGGCCGGTGTTTACTTCAACAAGCCACGGATATGACACAGAGGATTTCTTTGAAATTGATCCGCGCCTCGGCGACGAGGCCGACATGGTGGCGTTCATTGAGGCCGCGCAACAGCGCGGGATAGGAGTGCTTTTCGACGGCGTCTTCAACCACGTTTCTTCCACGTCACGATATACCGAGCTGACCACGGGTGGATCGTTTGAAGGCCATGACATTTTGGCTGAGTTGGATCACTCGAAACCAGAGGTAAAAGACTTGGTGGTAGACGTGATGACGTATTGGCTTGATCGCGGAATCACCGGTTGGCGCCTCGATGCTGTCTACGCTATGCCACCGGAGTTCTGGGCAGACGTTTTGCCACGCGTTAGAGAAAAGCACCCGGATGCGTGGATTATGGGTGAGATGATCCACGGGGAGTACGTGGAGTACGTGGAAGAATCCGGCATTGATTCCATCACGCAGTACGAGCTGTGGAAAGCCATCTGGAGCAGCCTTAAAGACGGCAATTTTTTCGAACTGGAGTGGACACTGGGCCGCCACCAGGAGATGATGGAACATTTTGTTCCGCAGACATTTATTGGCAATCACGATGTCACCCGCATCGCCTCCCAGATTGGCCAAGAAAAGGCAATTCTAGCAGCCGCAATTCTCTTTACTGTCGGGGGCACGCCAAGCATCTATTATGGCGATGAGCAGGGCTTTACCGGTGTCAAAGAAGACAATATTGCTGGCGACGACGCCATTCGGCCTCCTCTGCCAGAGGAGCTTTCTAACCTCGGGAAGTGGATTGAAAATATCTACAAGGGGCTAATTGCTCTGCGCAGGCAACATCCCTGGCTGCATTCGGCGCGAACGGAAGTCACCAGCGTGGACAATGAAGTGATGTCTTATGCCTCAATTGGCTCAGATGGCCAGCGCGTGGATGTGCATCTTGAATTGCAGGTTCCGAGCGTGATAATCACTGACCACGGCACGGAGCTGTTTCGCTATACGGCTAATTAA
- a CDS encoding dolichyl-phosphate-mannose--protein mannosyltransferase, translating to MSQALPVRDQGRDQGIYAGTLPPAPPTFSWTRLDTYTWAIIALFALVTRFVGLSSATASGTPVFDEKHYVPQAWDMVRSWINPVTGGIESNPGYGLVVHPPLAKQIEALGEWIFGYTPLGWRVMVAVFGTLTIFAIMAVARRLSGSTVVTFIAGILALSDGVLLVSSRFGMLDIFLVFFITAAAWAVIRDHQQMHHRLNDYLHSSGKPGEFGPRFGFRWWRFTAGIFLGLALSVKWSGLYYIAFFGLTSVFLDLWLRKRYGVRRYVLGTLRNDVIPALASLVLIPALLYIWSWRAWFASETSVYRHAKSDGTIPEDSALQMLPESIAGWLHYHLSVLEFHGSLTTSSGHSHPWDSKPWSWLVSGRPILYFSSTDISCEIGGTCRRMIYLFGTPAIWWLTVPAIAWALWSLFVRKNRGYVVPLVAFAAGFLPWLAAYDRQMYFFYATALVPFTIIMLALACGELWARGRPTFTGLPSGSMAVVGYVSLVVMMFIAFSPLFYGYVIPDYVYNSLMWFPSWR from the coding sequence GTGAGCCAAGCCCTACCTGTTCGTGATCAGGGGCGGGACCAGGGAATTTACGCTGGTACCCTCCCACCCGCACCACCGACATTTTCGTGGACCCGGTTAGACACCTACACCTGGGCAATTATTGCACTGTTTGCACTGGTCACCCGCTTTGTTGGCTTAAGTTCCGCCACAGCATCTGGCACCCCGGTTTTCGATGAAAAGCACTATGTTCCCCAAGCTTGGGACATGGTTCGATCCTGGATTAATCCCGTCACCGGTGGCATAGAGTCCAACCCCGGTTACGGCCTGGTGGTACACCCGCCGCTAGCGAAACAAATTGAAGCGCTCGGCGAATGGATCTTTGGCTACACCCCTCTTGGTTGGCGCGTCATGGTCGCAGTTTTTGGCACGCTCACCATTTTTGCCATCATGGCGGTTGCCCGCAGGCTCAGCGGATCCACCGTGGTGACGTTTATCGCCGGCATCCTCGCGCTTTCCGACGGTGTCCTGCTCGTGTCCTCGCGGTTTGGCATGCTTGATATCTTCCTGGTGTTTTTCATTACCGCTGCGGCGTGGGCTGTGATCCGCGATCATCAGCAAATGCACCATCGCCTCAATGACTACCTGCACAGCTCTGGGAAGCCTGGCGAGTTCGGCCCCCGTTTTGGCTTTAGGTGGTGGCGCTTTACTGCCGGCATTTTCCTCGGACTAGCCCTCTCTGTGAAGTGGTCTGGGCTGTACTACATCGCGTTTTTCGGATTAACCAGCGTGTTCCTCGACCTGTGGCTGCGCAAGCGCTACGGCGTTCGACGCTACGTCCTTGGCACCTTAAGAAACGACGTAATCCCCGCCCTTGCCTCCCTCGTACTCATTCCAGCTCTCCTTTATATCTGGAGCTGGCGCGCCTGGTTCGCCTCTGAAACTTCCGTGTACCGCCACGCCAAATCAGACGGCACCATCCCGGAAGATTCCGCGTTGCAAATGCTTCCTGAATCCATCGCCGGATGGCTGCATTATCACTTAAGCGTTTTAGAATTCCACGGCTCCTTGACCACCTCCTCAGGCCACAGCCACCCCTGGGATTCCAAGCCATGGTCCTGGTTGGTGTCCGGTCGCCCGATTTTGTACTTCTCCTCCACCGACATCTCCTGCGAGATCGGTGGAACCTGCCGACGCATGATCTACCTTTTTGGCACTCCCGCCATTTGGTGGCTGACTGTCCCCGCCATCGCGTGGGCGTTGTGGTCACTTTTCGTACGTAAAAACCGCGGGTATGTCGTCCCACTGGTAGCCTTCGCTGCAGGTTTCCTGCCGTGGCTTGCCGCCTACGATCGCCAAATGTACTTCTTCTACGCCACTGCCCTCGTGCCGTTCACCATCATCATGTTGGCATTGGCCTGCGGGGAACTCTGGGCACGTGGCCGCCCCACCTTCACCGGACTGCCCAGTGGGTCCATGGCTGTCGTGGGCTACGTATCCCTCGTGGTCATGATGTTTATTGCATTCTCGCCACTGTTTTATGGCTACGTCATCCCAGACTATGTTTATAATTCGCTCATGTGGTTCCCCAGCTGGCGTTAA
- the rsmI gene encoding 16S rRNA (cytidine(1402)-2'-O)-methyltransferase has protein sequence MHVADLTLPSGIIIAATPLGNIGDASPRLVHALANATVVAAEDTRRTASLAAALGVEISGQLVSNFDHNEQSRVEKLIEAARTGTVLVVSDAGMPVVSDPGFALIDAAHDAGISVTCFPGPSAVPTALALSGLRVGRFAFDGFAPRKHGARGTWLESLKTEKRAVCFFESPHRVVETLNHAAEVLGDRRAAVCRELSKTYEEVKRGTLPELAAWAQDGVRGEITVVIEGAGEQEVDVEALIDATQSRVDSGERLKDVCADLAKIHGVSKKELYDAVISAREI, from the coding sequence ATGCATGTTGCTGATTTAACTTTGCCCTCAGGAATTATCATCGCGGCAACTCCGCTCGGCAACATTGGAGACGCCTCGCCGCGCCTGGTTCACGCGTTGGCGAATGCCACGGTTGTCGCCGCAGAAGATACCCGCCGAACTGCGTCGTTGGCGGCTGCGTTGGGAGTTGAGATTTCGGGTCAGTTGGTCTCAAACTTTGACCATAACGAGCAGTCGCGCGTCGAAAAGCTTATTGAGGCCGCGCGCACTGGAACGGTGTTGGTGGTCAGCGACGCCGGTATGCCCGTGGTGTCTGATCCCGGTTTTGCGCTTATCGACGCCGCCCATGACGCCGGCATTTCCGTTACCTGTTTCCCGGGGCCCAGCGCTGTACCGACCGCGTTGGCACTGTCTGGCCTGCGCGTCGGGCGTTTCGCGTTTGACGGGTTTGCGCCACGCAAACATGGCGCCCGTGGCACGTGGCTGGAGTCGTTAAAGACCGAGAAGCGCGCGGTGTGCTTCTTTGAGTCGCCGCATCGCGTTGTGGAAACCCTGAACCACGCCGCTGAGGTGCTCGGCGATAGGCGGGCCGCGGTTTGCCGCGAGCTGTCCAAAACTTACGAGGAAGTCAAGCGTGGTACCTTGCCGGAGCTGGCTGCGTGGGCGCAAGACGGGGTGCGCGGCGAGATCACCGTGGTCATTGAAGGCGCGGGCGAGCAGGAAGTTGACGTTGAAGCGCTAATCGACGCCACCCAGTCACGCGTTGATTCCGGCGAGCGGCTCAAAGATGTGTGTGCGGACCTGGCAAAGATCCACGGAGTCAGCAAAAAAGAGCTGTACGATGCCGTTATTTCAGCAAGAGAAATTTAA
- the betP gene encoding glycine betaine transporter BetP, with protein sequence MTTSDPNSKPVVEDVHSEQVTATEELAGLLENPDNLGGQLADAEEEIVLEGEEDNAPLNWTVIIPSIVLVIATVIWGIGAKDSFTNFASAALTAVVDNLGWAFVLFGTVFVFFAVAIAASKFGTIRLGRIDEAPEFRTVSWISMMFAAGMGIGLMFYGTSEPLTFYRDGVPGHNQHEVGTAMASTMFHWTLHPWAIYAIVGLAIAYSTFRIGRKQLLSSAFVPLIGEKGAEGWLGKLIDILAIVATVFGTACSLGLGALQIGAGLSAANIVETPGQWTIIGIVSVLTLAFILSAISGVGKGVQYLSNLNMILAALIAVFVFVVGPTVSILNLIPGSIGNYLSSFFEMAGRTAMSADGTAGEWLSSWTIFYWAWWISWSPFVGMFLARISRGRSIREFIIGVLLVPAGVSTVWFSIFGGTAIVFEQDGQSIWGDGAAEEQLFGLLHALPGGQIVGIIAMILLGTFFITSADSASTVMGTMSQNGQLEANKWVTASWGVATAAIGLTLLISGGDDALSNLQNVTIVAATPFLFVIIGLMFALVKDLSNDIIYLEYREQQKFNARLARERRVHNEARKRELAAKRRRERHAARVGKRH encoded by the coding sequence ATGACTACATCTGACCCAAATTCAAAACCAGTGGTGGAGGACGTTCATTCCGAACAAGTAACCGCCACTGAAGAACTTGCGGGCTTGCTGGAAAACCCAGACAACCTGGGAGGCCAGCTTGCCGATGCAGAAGAAGAGATTGTCCTTGAAGGTGAAGAGGACAACGCTCCACTGAATTGGACAGTCATCATTCCATCGATCGTGCTAGTGATCGCCACTGTTATTTGGGGCATCGGCGCGAAAGATAGTTTTACTAATTTCGCCAGCGCTGCGCTGACCGCAGTTGTTGACAACCTTGGCTGGGCCTTCGTTTTGTTTGGCACAGTCTTTGTCTTTTTCGCCGTGGCCATTGCAGCTAGCAAATTTGGTACTATCCGCCTAGGGCGCATCGACGAAGCCCCAGAATTCCGTACCGTCTCGTGGATTTCCATGATGTTCGCGGCCGGAATGGGCATTGGTTTGATGTTCTACGGAACCTCCGAACCGTTGACCTTCTACCGCGATGGCGTGCCTGGACACAACCAGCACGAAGTCGGAACCGCCATGGCATCGACGATGTTCCACTGGACGCTCCACCCATGGGCGATCTACGCCATCGTCGGTTTGGCTATTGCGTATTCCACCTTCCGCATTGGCCGCAAGCAGCTGTTAAGCTCCGCGTTCGTGCCGTTAATTGGTGAAAAAGGTGCAGAAGGATGGCTGGGCAAGCTCATCGATATCCTCGCGATCGTTGCCACCGTCTTCGGTACCGCATGTTCCCTTGGTCTTGGCGCACTGCAGATCGGTGCTGGTCTGTCTGCAGCAAACATCGTTGAAACCCCAGGACAGTGGACCATCATCGGCATTGTCTCCGTGCTGACTCTGGCGTTTATCCTCTCCGCGATTTCCGGCGTGGGTAAGGGCGTTCAGTACCTGTCCAACTTGAATATGATCCTGGCAGCCCTGATTGCTGTGTTCGTGTTCGTCGTGGGACCCACCGTGTCCATTTTGAACCTCATCCCAGGTTCCATCGGCAACTACCTTTCCAGCTTCTTTGAAATGGCTGGCCGCACCGCGATGAGTGCCGACGGTACCGCCGGTGAATGGCTGAGCTCCTGGACGATCTTCTACTGGGCATGGTGGATTTCCTGGTCCCCATTCGTTGGCATGTTCCTAGCGCGCATCTCCCGTGGACGTAGCATTCGTGAGTTCATCATCGGCGTCCTGCTGGTTCCAGCAGGTGTCTCCACCGTGTGGTTCTCCATTTTTGGTGGCACTGCCATTGTCTTCGAGCAAGATGGCCAGTCCATCTGGGGCGACGGTGCTGCAGAAGAGCAGCTGTTTGGATTGCTCCACGCCCTGCCAGGTGGCCAGATCGTGGGCATCATCGCCATGATCTTGCTGGGTACCTTCTTTATTACCTCCGCTGACTCCGCCTCCACCGTGATGGGCACCATGAGCCAGAATGGTCAATTGGAGGCCAACAAGTGGGTGACTGCATCGTGGGGTGTGGCTACCGCAGCCATCGGCCTGACGCTGCTGATCTCCGGCGGTGACGACGCCTTGAGCAACTTGCAAAACGTCACCATTGTGGCAGCGACACCATTCCTGTTCGTCATTATTGGTCTGATGTTCGCACTGGTGAAGGACTTGAGCAACGACATCATTTACCTCGAATACCGCGAGCAACAAAAGTTCAACGCCCGCCTTGCCCGGGAGCGTCGTGTGCACAATGAGGCCCGCAAGCGTGAGCTCGCCGCAAAGCGTCGCCGTGAACGACATGCTGCGCGCGTCGGCAAGCGCCATTAA
- the metG gene encoding methionine--tRNA ligase, protein MTKNVLVSVAWPYANGPRHIGHVAGFGVPSDVFARFQRMSGNNVLMVSGTDEHGTPLLVQADKEGVTVQELADKYNRQIVEDLAGLGLSYDLFTRTTTSNHYAVVQELFRGLYDNGYMIKETTLGAISPSTGRTLPDRYIEGTCPICGADGARGDQCDNCGNQLDPADLINPVSKINGETPSFVETEHFLLDLPALADALTEWLKGREDWRPNVLKFSLNLLEDIRPRAMTRDIDWGIPIPVEGWQDNNAKKLYVWFDAVVGYLSASIEWAYRTGDPEAWRTFWNDPETTSYYFMGKDNITFHSQIWPAELLGYAGKGSRGGETGDLGVLNLPTEVVSSEFLTMSGSKFSSSKGVVIYVKDFLKEFGPDPLRYFIAVAGPENNDTDFTWDEFVRRVNNELANGWGNLVNRTVSMAHKNFGEVPVPGALEPADQKILDLASAAFDSVAANLHQSKFKAGITEVMHVVGEANAYIAEMEPWKLAKDETQRERLATVLWTALQVVSDCNTMLTPYLPHTAQKVHETLGRDGVWAASPEIVEVENDSPRQPVGVGLPDPEHTYPVIMGDYKTQLAKWQRIDVVPGTTLEKPAPLIAKLDPELGETGPEWAPVQK, encoded by the coding sequence ATGACGAAGAACGTGCTCGTATCTGTTGCCTGGCCGTATGCCAACGGACCCCGCCACATTGGACATGTGGCGGGGTTTGGTGTCCCCTCTGACGTATTCGCGAGGTTCCAGCGAATGTCTGGCAACAACGTGCTCATGGTCTCTGGCACCGATGAGCACGGCACACCACTTCTTGTCCAAGCGGATAAAGAAGGTGTCACGGTTCAGGAACTGGCAGATAAATACAACCGCCAAATCGTAGAAGACCTAGCCGGTCTGGGACTGTCCTATGACCTCTTCACGCGAACCACCACCTCCAACCACTACGCGGTGGTGCAGGAACTGTTCCGCGGGCTGTACGACAACGGTTACATGATCAAGGAAACCACCCTGGGTGCGATTTCCCCATCCACCGGCCGTACCCTGCCTGACCGCTACATCGAAGGCACCTGTCCGATCTGTGGTGCAGATGGCGCGCGTGGCGATCAGTGCGACAACTGCGGCAATCAGCTTGACCCAGCCGATCTGATCAACCCGGTTTCTAAGATCAACGGCGAAACCCCTAGCTTCGTGGAGACCGAGCACTTCCTGCTCGACCTGCCTGCGCTTGCCGACGCCCTCACCGAATGGCTCAAAGGCCGCGAAGACTGGCGCCCAAACGTGTTGAAGTTCTCCCTCAACCTGCTGGAAGATATCCGCCCTCGCGCTATGACCCGCGACATCGACTGGGGCATTCCCATCCCTGTCGAAGGATGGCAGGACAACAATGCCAAGAAGCTCTACGTCTGGTTCGACGCAGTGGTGGGTTACCTGTCAGCATCCATCGAATGGGCCTACCGCACAGGCGATCCAGAAGCATGGCGCACTTTCTGGAATGATCCAGAAACCACGTCCTACTACTTCATGGGTAAAGACAACATCACCTTCCACTCCCAGATCTGGCCAGCGGAACTTTTAGGTTACGCAGGCAAAGGCTCCCGAGGCGGGGAAACCGGCGACCTAGGCGTATTGAACCTGCCCACCGAGGTTGTGTCCTCTGAATTCCTCACCATGTCTGGCTCCAAGTTCTCCTCCTCTAAGGGCGTTGTCATCTACGTCAAGGACTTCCTCAAGGAGTTCGGGCCAGATCCCCTGCGCTACTTCATCGCTGTGGCGGGACCTGAAAACAACGACACCGACTTCACGTGGGATGAGTTTGTCCGCCGCGTGAACAATGAGCTGGCCAACGGCTGGGGCAACCTGGTTAACCGCACTGTGTCTATGGCACACAAGAACTTCGGCGAAGTCCCAGTCCCAGGTGCCTTGGAGCCTGCTGATCAGAAGATTCTTGATCTCGCCTCTGCAGCATTTGATTCTGTGGCAGCGAACCTGCACCAGTCCAAGTTTAAGGCGGGCATCACCGAAGTCATGCATGTGGTTGGCGAGGCGAATGCCTACATCGCCGAGATGGAGCCATGGAAGCTTGCCAAGGATGAAACTCAGCGCGAGCGCCTTGCCACCGTGCTGTGGACTGCTCTGCAGGTTGTCTCTGATTGCAACACCATGCTCACCCCATACCTGCCTCACACTGCGCAGAAGGTTCACGAGACCTTGGGCCGAGACGGCGTTTGGGCAGCATCACCTGAGATCGTGGAGGTAGAAAATGATTCCCCACGTCAGCCAGTAGGCGTTGGCCTGCCTGATCCTGAGCACACCTACCCCGTGATCATGGGTGATTACAAGACCCAGCTAGCTAAGTGGCAACGCATTGACGTAGTACCTGGTACCACCTTGGAAAAGCCGGCTCCGTTGATTGCCAAGCTGGATCCAGAACTCGGCGAGACCGGCCCTGAGTGGGCACCGGTGCAGAAGTAG